In Candidatus Manganitrophus morganii, the genomic window CTCGATGTCTATCTCGGGATTCCGGCCGAGCAGCCCGATGCCGCCAACTGCCGGTTGGAGGAGGGGGGCGACACGCGATCGACCCGTTATACCGCCTCCTATATTAAGGTGGCCGATTTCAACACCGGCGGAAATATCCGGGAGATCGCCGTCGCCCGGAAAAATCTTCGGCTCTTCTTCTCGGGGGAGGAGATGTCGGGGGCGGTTACCCTCAAGATCGCCGAGCTGGTCCGAACCGCCGGGGGGAACCTTGCCCTTCGGGAAACCTATATCCCCCCTTGTTTGGCGATCTCCGCCTCCGGATACCTGATGCGGCTGATCCGCGGATTGTTGGAGCTCCTCTCCGCCAAGCGGAGCGCCCTGGGCGGGCAGCGCGACGATCCGGGGTCGTTCGATCCGGTCCGCATGACCCTTCTTCAAACCCTCAACCGGTCGATTCCGGTTTTGTCCCACTACAGCCATCTCGGGAAGATCCATCCCGAAGTGCTCTATCTGACCCTCGCATCGATGGCGGGGGAGTTGACCACGGCGTCGCCCGACCAGCATCCGCGCGATCTCCCTCCGTATCAGCACCACGATCTCACAAAAACGTTCCGGGAGCTGGAGCTGCGGATCAGAGGCCTGGTGGAGGGGGTCACTCCGACGCGGCATATCGTCATCCCGCTGGAGAAGAGCCGGGAGAATACGCTGGTCGGCCGTATCGGCGATGAGCGGCTTTTGGAGACGTCTCAATTCTACCTCGGGGTGACCGGTAACCTTCCGGAAGATCAGATCCGGGAGTGGACCCCGCGGCGAATCAAGGCGGGCGCCCCGCTCGATCTCGATACCATCGTCACCTCGGCATTGCCGGGGCTCAAGCTAACCTACACCGCCCGTCCGCCTTCAGGTCTCTCTCCAAAAATCGGGCATCATTATTTTCGACTTGAGAATCAAGGGCCCCTTTGGGACTCGATCTGCCGTTCACATTCGGTCGCCTTCTATCTTCCTTCAGATCTGAATGGCTTAACCGTCGAGCTTTTTGCAATAAAGGAGTAGGCTTCAATGGCAAGCGCGAATGCAGGAGAAAGGAAGCGGCTGGTCGATCTCTTCTCCGACCTGTTCATCTTGGGGGCCCATCTGAAAACCGCACGCGACTATGGCACCCCGGACGCATTGCGGATGCGGCTGGTGGAGATGTTCAACGCGGCGGAGCGGGAGGCGAAACGCCTCGCGGTTCCCGACGACGCGGTCCAGCAGGCGCGCTTCGCCATCGCCGCTTTCCTCGACGAGATGATTCTCGGCGTCCCTTCTCCCCATCGCGACGCTTGGTCGGCCCGGCCGCTGCAGTATGAATTCTTCCGGGAAAACGTCGCCGGGGTGGAGTTCTTCAACCGGCTCGACGGCCTTCGCAAATCAATCTCTTCGAATCGTGATGTCGTAGAGGTCTATTATCTCTGCCTGGTCCTCGGGTTTGAGGGGCAATACAAGCTCCACGGACGGGAGAAGCTCAAAGATCTGATCGACGGGCTCGCCCGGGAGATCCAGCCGAGGCCGGGAGAGATCCCGCTCCTTTCGCCGCACGGCAAGCGCCCGGACGAATTGATCGAGATGGTGAAGCAGGGGATTCCCTCCTGGGTGGTCGCCGTCTCCTGTTTTGCGATCGTCTTCCTTTTATATATTTCCCTTTCGCTTCTCATCAGCCGGGACGCCAACGGAATCGCAAATGAGATCCAGCAGTTGATCGGGGGGGGACGATGAAGTTTTTGTTGAAAGGTCTCAAAGCCCTCGTCAATGCGATGACCCGATTCCCCCGGGTCACGGCGGCCGTCGCGATTTTTCTGCTGATCTGTCTCATCTGGTTCGCCGGCCCGTCCCTCTGGCTGGAGAAGCTCGAAACGCGGCTTTTTTTGATTGTCGCCATCCTCTTCTTCTGGTCGCTCTTCCTCGTGATCGACCGCTACCGCGCCGAGCAGGGGGCAAAGCAGCTGGAGAAGTCGCTTCAAAAACAGGCGCAGGAGCAGGCGGTTAGCAGCCGGCCCGACCGGAAGGAAGAGATCGAGGAGCTCGGAGGCCAATTCGACAAGGCGGTCGCCGCGCTGAAGCAGTCGAAGCTGGGGAAGGGCCGCTCCGGGAGGACCGCCCTGTATGCCCTCCCCTGGTATATGTTCATCGGCCCCCCCGCTTCCGGGAAGAGCACCGCATTGTTACATTCCGGTTTGCAGTTCCCTTATCTCGGCGGGTCGAGCCGCGGGGTGCAGGGGGTCGGCGGGACGCGCAACTGCGACTGGTGGTTCACCAGCGAGGCGGTCCTCCTCGATACGGCCGGCCGCTACGTCACCCAGGATGAAGACCGGGAGGAGTGGTACGGCTTCCTCGATCTTCTGAAAAAACACCGGAAGGGGAAGCCGATCAACGGGGTCCTGGCGGCGATGAGCATCGTCGAATTGCTGGAGGCGAGCGAGGAGGATCTGGAGTGGCACGCCAAAAACATGCGGGCGAGAATAGACGAGCTGATCCAGCGGCTCGGGATTGTCTTTCCGGTCTATCTTCTTTTTACCAAGTGCGATCTGATCCGCGGCTTTGTCGAGTTCTATGAAGACTTCAGCAAAACGGAGCGGGAGCAGATCTGGGGGGCGACCCTGCCGAAGAACCCCCCCGCCGGCGCCTTGCCGCAACAGCTCTTCGACGCGGAGTTCGGCCAGCTCTTCAACGCGCTCGACGCCCGGCGGCTGGCGCGGCTTTCCTCCGCGCGGGGGGCGCAGAAGGTCCGGGATGTTTATGGGTTTCCGCTGCAGATCGCGACCGGACGGGAAAAGATGGCCCGGTTTGTGGAGCTGGTCTTCGCCCACAATCCGTATCAGGAGAATCCGATCTTCCGCGGATTCTACTTCACCAGCGGAACGCAGGAGGGGAGGCCGATCGACCGGATTCTCACCGCCGTCAGCCGCGCCTCCGGCCTTTCCGAGGCGGTCAGCGATTCGTTCGGCTCGGAAGTCGAGTCGAAGAGCTACTTCATCAAGAACCTTTTCACCGATGTGATCTTCCAGGACCAGGTTCTGGCGGGACCTTCCAACGCCATGACCCGCCAACGCGGCGCCCTGCGGGTGGCGGTCTTCGTCGGGTCGGTCCTCGTCACGGTCCTTTCCGTCGTCGGTCTCTCGTTCTCCTTCGTCGGAAATCGGGTCTATCTCGGCTCGATCAAGTCGAGCGCGTCGACGGCGGCCGAGATGGCGCCGGGAGACGAGCGGCAATTTCCGAAGAATGTGACGCAGCTGGACCAGCTTCGGGAGGGGCTCGACCGGCTCGAAAGCGACGCGGAGGGGGGGATTCCTTTCCGTCTGCGCGGCGGTCTCTACCGGGGGGGGACCCTCTATCCGCCGATGCGGGATCTTTATTTCCAGCGGCTCAATCAGCTCCTCCTCGGCCCGACGCAGGGGGCGATCGAAGCCGATCTGGAGCGGTTCGCGTCGAATCCCAGGCAGCTTCCGGAAGGCCGGGACTTCGATTATTACTACATGCTTTTGAAGATCTACCTGATGATGTCCGATCCGGCCCATCTCGATCCGCCCTTCCTCGACGAGCGGCTGCAGCAGATCTGGCGGGAGATGCTTCCGGCGCTCTACGCGAACCAAGTTCCGGAGGGGCTTCAAGACGGGATCGCCCAGCAGGTTTCTTTTTACAGCCGCGCCGCAAATCAACAAGGGATTCCCCGGCTCACACTGAATGAAAAACTGGTCGAGGAGGTTCGACGGGGGCTTCGGGCGATTCCGTTGGAGGAGCGCCTCTACACGCGCATCCGCCGGGAGGGATCGGAAAAGTCGGAGCCGTACACCCTTAAGGCCGCGTTGAAAGGAGACGGGGAGGGGGCGCTTCTCAGCGATTACAAGATCCCGGCCATTTTCACCGAGGCGGGATGGAAGGGCCCGTTCAAAGAGTCGCTCGATCGGATCCTTCAGGAAAAAGGGGTCGGCGGGGAGGAGTGGGTCCTCGGCGAGCCGGAGCCGGAGCGGACGACGGTGGCGGCGGGAATCGAGAAGCTTTACTTCGACGAATACCAGCGGCAATGGCGCGGATTCATCGAATCGGTCCGGCTGCGGCCCGCCGCGGGGATGTCCGAGACGGCGAAGCTCTTCGAGGTTCTCTCGCAGGAGAATTCGCCGCTGGCGGTGCTTTTCGCCGAGATCGATCGAAATACCTACCTTCGAAAAGAAGGGGCGCAGCAGCCCGGCGGGGGTGCGATGAAGGGGATGGTCGAGCGGGTGAAGGAGAAATTTGGAATGGAGCGTTCCGCCGAAACGGAGGGGACCCCCGCCGCTGCTTCTCAGCCGACGCCGGTTTCGACCCGGTTCCAATCATTTCATGATTTCGTGACCTCGGCCGACCCGAAGAAAGAGCCCCCGGTGAGCCGTCTCGTCGCCGAATTGCGCAGGGCGTATGACGTTCTTCAGCCGCTGGCGGAATCGGGCGATGCAGCGGGGGCCAAGGCGTTGGTCCAGGGGATGGCGAGCGGGCAGTCGAACGATCTCTTCGTTGCTCAAAGGAACGCCGAGCGCCTTCTCCAGACGACCGACGCGGAGGTCCGCCGGGTGGTGGCGCCGATTTTCCTGGAGCCGTTCAAGATGGCCTCCTCCGGGCTGGTGAGCGGGGCGATGGCCGACCTGAACCGCCGGTGGCGGGGTGAGGTCTACGAGCCGTGCCAGCAGAGCATTGCGGGGCGGTATCCCTTCAAGAAGGGGGGAGAAGATGCGACCCTGACCGACATCGCGGAGTTTTTCCATCCGCAAGAGGGGACCCTCTGGAAGTTCTACGAGAAGGAGCTCAAGCCGTTTGTGGAAGAGGGGAGCCGGCAATGGGAGGTCAAGCGGACCTCGGCCGCCCCGGCGATGTCGCCCGACTTTCTGGAGTCGCTCCGGCGGGCCCGGCACCTCTCGGAGAGTCTCTTCCCGAGGGGGAATCCCGATCTGAAGCTGTCGTTCAGCCTCTATCCCTACCCGAGCTCCGGAGTCACCGAGATCCTTCTCTCCGCCGACGGAAAGGATCTCCGATACCGGAACGAGCCGCAGGAATGGCATGAATTCTCCTGGCCCGGAACGTCCGGGACACCGGGGGCGATGCTTCAGGTCCAGAGCGGCGGCTCCCGGCAGATGCAGCAGTATGGCGGTCGATGGGGTTTCTTCAAGCTCCTCGACGCGGCAAAAATCACCCCGGTCAGCAGTATCGTTTACAAGATCGAGTGGGAGCTGAAGGGGCCGGATGGAAAGGCGATTAAAGTCCGTTACGACCTCAGAGCGCAGAGTGTGAAGAATCCTTTCAAGCCGGGATTCTTCTCAGAGACGTTGTGTCCGAATAGGATTGGGTAATTTGTAGGGGCGAATCTTGTATTCGCCCCTGTCCTAATTAGGAAAAAGAGCGGGCGATCACAAGGATCGCCCCTACAATCCAGATTTGAGAGGAGCATCTTCCTTGGGAAACGGAACCTTCGGCTGCTTCGGAAAACTCCCGATCCATTCCGATTTTATTCGCTTTCGCGCGTCGGGTGAAGAGGTCCGCGCGCTCGATCAATGGCTGCAGGAAGGAATCCTCGCCGGGAAGTCCCGGTTGGGGAGGGGATGGGAGGCCGATTATTTTCAGGCCGATCCGTGGAACTTTGTTTTTCAGGTGGAGGGGACCGACAGCTTTCTCATCGGGACCCTGGTGCCGAGCCGGGATCAGGCGGGACGCTCCTACCCCTTCTTTCTTTTCCTGAGGGTCGACCGGAAGCGGTTCGCCGCGCCGATTCAATTCGCCCCGATGACGTACGCCTCTTTTTTGAATGAGGCGGCCGCGCTGGCGCGGTCGGGCGGGTCGGGCATGCGGTTGAAGGAGTTTCTGGAGCATCTCGAACGGCTGACCCTTCCCATTCCGGACGACCGCGCCCCCGCGGCGGCGGAGGAGAACTATCGGCGATTTTTACAGGGGGAGCCGAGCCGGGCCTTCTGGACGGCGCTCTTCGGAGAGTTCGAGCACCCGAAAAAATATCAAGTCGATCAGAATCTCCTGGCGATTCTGGGGCCGATGCGCCAAATTTCTTCAAACCGGCTGGGTTTCGGTTTACGGTTTCCGTTGATCGCTTCGGAGAAGAATCGCAACGAGGATATCCCCTTCTGGAGTGATTTGATGGCGCGGATGCTGAAGCGGCCTCCGACCGCTCTCAACTTATTCTGGAATCGAACGCCGGCGAAAGGGACCCCCTGGATGATGCTCTTCATGGGGGCCCCCTCGGCGAAGAGTTTTCTCTCCCTGATCGCCCCGAGTCTCGACGGCGGGACCGCGTATGAGTTGGCGCCGGAGACGGCGGTTGAACTTCAGACGGTAAAAGAAAAGGTCGATGCCGGCCGGCGGGCGGTTTTAGAGAATGGCGAGATGTCGCTGGCGGCTTTTTTAGAGGCGATCGGGACGGTGTGATGTCGTAGGGGCGTGATTTATCACGCCCTCCCGGAGGGCGCCATGAATGGCGCCCCTACATAAAGATAGAACGGAATTGTTTTCGGAGTCTCTGATGAGTGACGAAATCGCAGAGTGGGTTGGAATCGGGTCGACGCCGATTCGCTCCGACGCCCCTTCGGGGGATTCGGCCAAATATGATCCGCTCTTTGAGAAGCTTCAGGCGGAGATCGGAAAACTGGAGGCGCTTTCCGGCGGCCCGGTCCAATGGAAAGAGGTGATCGGATCCGGTCGGGAGATTTTGGAAAAGAAATCGAAGGATCTCCTGGTGGCCAGCTACGTCTCCGTCGGACTGCTTGAGCAACGGGGATACGCCGGTCTTTTGGCGGGGCTCTCCTGCATGGAGGGGATGGTCGAAGCGTTCTGGGAGACCCTTTATCCGGAGACGAAGCGGATGCGGGCGCGGATCAACGCGCTGATCTGGCTTTCCGAAAAAGGGGGCGTGGCGGTCGGGCGGAAGAAACCGGTTCCCGGCGAGGGAAAAGAGGTTCGCGCCTGCAGCGAGAAAATCGACGCTCTTGAGAAATATTTCGGCGAGAAACTCGCAAACGATTCTCCGGGGCTTGGCGATCTGCGCCGCGCCGTCGACCAGTGGGCCAGGGAGGTCGAGAGCGCCGAAGCGGCCACGGCCCGGACCGAATCGCCAGCGCCAAGCGCCTCGACGCCGGCAGAGGCGGCCGGACCGGCGATCTCTTCCGGCAAGATAGAGTCGATTGAAGAGGCCGAGCGGGCCTTCGGCGAAGCGGGCGACGTGATCCGCCGTGCCGCCGACGTCGTCCGAGGCCAGCAGCCGACGAACCCATGGCCCTACCAGATCATGCGCGCGCTGACCTGGTCGCGGTTCGACGGGCTTCCGGCTCATACCGATTGGGAGACCCGCATTCCGGCCCCCCCTTCCCATCTGGTGGAGAGTGGGCGCCTGCTGGTGGAGCAAAGAGGGTGGAAGGATCTGGTGGATCAGGTCGAAGCGCAACTTCCGGAAAATCCGTTTTGGCTCGACCTACAGCGCCTCAGCGCGCTGGCCCTTTCCAATCTCGGTTCTTCTTATGCCGGAATCAAAGGCGCCGTGTTGGGTGAGGTTCGGATCTTGCTGCAGCGGCTTCCCGATCTGCCGAGATGCCGTTTCGCCGACGGGACCCCCTTTGCCGACGATGAGACGCAGCAGTGGATTGAGAAAGAGGTCCTCTCCGGAGGAAATGGCGCTTCGACCGGCGCCGGGGAGGGAGGCGCCGCAGACGCGCGGATTGCAGAGACGCGGGCGCAGGCCAATCAACTTCTCGGACAGGGAGAGGCGAAGGGGGCGGTCGCTCTTTTTCAAGGAAGAATCAATGGGGCCGCGTCGCGGCGCGAGCGGTTTCTATTGCAGCTGGAGTTGGCCCAGCTTTGTCTGGATGCCGGGCATCCGAAGGTGGCCCTCTCTCAACTCGATGTGCTTCAACGGGAGATCGACCGTTTTTCCTTGGAAGAGTGGGAGCCGGCATTGAGTCTGGAAGTGCTTCGGGCCTCCTGGCGCGTGTTGAGCCGGTTGTCCCGGGATTCCGATCCGGGATCGCCCGAGTGGGCCGGACGGGCGGAGGCGATTTACGGAAGGATCAGCCGGCTCGATCCGGTCTCGGCGTTGGAGTTGGATAGGAAATAAAAATTTTGGTATTCATTCAAAAAGGAGAAAACCAATGGCAAAAGAATCATCCGTAGCACCGAAGGAACGGGTCAATATCGTCTACAAACCGGCCACGGGGGGGGCGCAGGCGGAAGTCGAGCTTCCCTTGAAGATGCTCATGATGGGGGATTATACGCTGCGGTCCGACGAGACGGCTCTCGAAGACCGGAAGCCGATCAACATCGATAAAGATAATTTCGAAGAGGTGATGCGGAACCAAGAGCTGAAGATTTCTTTGAATGTCGCGAACAAGCTCTCCGGAAAAGAAGGGGAAGAGCTTCCGGTCAACCTGAAATTCGAGAAGATGAAGGATTTCGGTCCCGAATCGGTGGTGGAGCAGGTCCCCGAGCTCAACAAACTTCTTCAGCTTCGAACCGCGCTCCAGGCGCTCAAAGGACCGTTGGGGAACATCCCGGCTTTTCGAAAGAAGATCGAAGGCCTCATCTCCGATGTGGCGGCCCGAGAAAAATTGCTTAAAGAATTGGGCGGGGACAAATAAGCTTTCAGCGTTCAGCAATCAGCTCAAGAAATATTTTGCTGAAAGCGGACGGCTGATGGCTGATCGCTTTCTTAATCAATAAGGAGACAAGAACATGGCGGAACAAACAGAAGAGAAGCAGGCGGGGGCGGTTGAAACAGCCGAGGGAGAGACCTCTCTGCTCGACACCATCCTGCAGGAAACGAAATTAAAACCCTCCGAGGAGGGATACTCGATCGCAAAGCGCGGCGTGGAAGCGTTTATCGCCGAGCTTCTGACCCCCGATCGAAAAGGGGCGAAGGTCCACCAGACGGTCATCAACGATATGATCGCCGAGATCGACCGGAAGCTGTCGTCCCAGGTGGATGCCATCATGCATCACCCGACCTTCCAGAAGATCGAATCGGCCTGGCGGGGGCTGAAGTTCGCGGTCGACCGGACCAACTTCCGTGAGAATATCAAGTTCGAGCTCCTGAACGTCTCCAAGGAAGATCTTCTCAACGACTTCGAGGACGCGCCGGAGATCACGAAGTCGGGTCTCTATAAATCGGTCTACACGGCCGAATACGGCACGTTCGGAGGCAAACCGGTCGGAGCGATGATCGCCAACTATGACTTCGGGCCCGGCCCGCAGGATGTGAAGCTCCTCCAATATGCCGCCAGCGTCGGGGCGATGGCCCATGCGCCGTTCATCGCCGCGGCGGGACCGCAGTTCTTCGGGCAGGAGAGCTTCCTCGGCCTTCCCAATCTGAAAGACCTCAAATCAATCTTCGAGGGGCCGCAGTATATCAAGTGGAATTCTTTCCGCGAATCGGAGGATGCGCGCTACGTCGGCTTGACCCTCCCCCGTTTCTTGCTCCGGCTGCCGTATCATCCGGAGAATAATCCGGTCAAGGCGTTCACCTATACCGAGGATGTCAGCAAGAGCCATGAGAGCTACCTTTGGGGGAACACGGCGTTCGCTTTCGCGACCCGGATCACCGACAGCTTTGCGAAGTACCGGTGGTGCCCCAACGTCATCGGGCCGACCAGCGGCGGCGCGGTGGAAGATCTCCCGGTTCACACCTTCGAATCGATGGGAGCGCTCGAGACCAAGATCCCGACCGAGGTCCTGATCTCCGAGCGGCGCGAGTTCGAGCTGGCGGAGGAGGGATTCATCGGATTGGCGATGCGGAAGGGGAGCGACAATGCCTGCTTCTTCTCGGCCAACTCCTGCCAGAAGCCGAAGTATTACGGCCAGAGCAAAGAGGGAAAAGAGGCCGAGACGAATTACAAGCTTGGCACGCAGCTTCCCTACATGATGATCATGAACCGGATGGCCCATTACCTGAAGGTCCTACAGCGCGAGCAGATCGGAAGCTGGAAGGAGCGGGTCGATCTGGAGAAGGAGCTGAACAAGTGGATCGGGCAGTATGTTTCCGATCAAGACGTCGTCGATCCGGCGGTCCGCGGACGGCGGCCCTTGCGCCAAGCCGAGATCACCGTCAGCGATGTGGAGGGAGATCCGGGCTGGTATAAGGTCGATATGAAGGTCCGCCCGCACTTCAAGTATATGGGCTCCTTCTTCACCCTCTCGCTGGTCGGGAAGCTCGATAAAAAATAACGGCGGTTTCCGGAAGTCGGAATCCTATTTTGAAATACGGAAAAAGGGAGCGAAGCGGGACGCTTCAAAACGAAGATCCCGAAAAGAAAGACCCGCTCAGAATAGAGGAAAGGGCGGATTGAATGCCATCGCTCCTCTTTTTGATCGATGATCCGAAGTGGTATTCCCTTTGCATTAGATGCCGATCGGGTTTCGAAAGAGAATCACTCAACGGAATGACACTCACAACTAAACGAAGGAGGAAATGACCATGCCGATGCCAGCACACATGACCCTGAAGGGAGAAAAGCAGGGGGACATCAAAGGAAACTGCACCATGAAGGGACGGGAAGGGACGATCCTCGTCCAGGCCCTCGACCATGAGATCCGCATCCCCACCGACATCCAAACCGGTCTGTCCACCGGAAAGCGCATCCACGGCGCGATGAAGGTCGTCAAGGAATTCGACAAAGCTTCTCCCATGCTCTATCAAGCCCTCTGCACCGGGGAGCATCTGACCAACGTGACCCTCAAATTCTATCGGGTTTCCATGAAAGGGACCGAGGAGCAATACTTCACCATCACCTTGGAAGACGCCGTGGTGGTCTCCATCCGGCCCTGGATGCCGAACTGCCTCGACAAATCGATGTCTTCTTACGGTCATATGGAAGAGCTCGCCTTCACCTACAGAAAGGCCTCTTGGAGACATGAGATCGACAAGATCGAAGCGCAGGACGATTGGGTCGTTCCGATCGAGTAGAGGTTTAAGCAATGGCGCGTGAAAGGTCCCTGTTGGAGCGGCTTGCCGATCCAACAGGGTACCGCCCGTTAACCGTCGAGGAGAATACGCAGGAGCTGGCCGACTCCATCTTGCGTCATCTCCGGAATATGCTCAATACCAAGCAGGGCCATTCGTTGACCCAGCCCGAGTATGGCATGCCCGATGTGACGGAGTTTATCCAGAACCTGCCGGAGATGGTCGAGGTGGTCCAGCGGGGAATCCGCAATTCGATCGAAAAGTTCGAGCCGCGTCTCAGAAACGTCACAGTGACTTATGTCCCTTCGCAGGACATCGCGACGAACATCCGATTCGAAATTACGGCCGAGCTGGTGACCGAGCGGGATGAGGCTTCCGTCTGGTTCGAAACGGCGGTGACGCCGACGGGACAGATCGAAATCCGGGGGTAGGGGCGGCAATCATCGCAAGGAGGTGGAACAATGGCCGGGAAAAAAGTATGGGTAACCTGGTTGCCGGCGGGAAAAGAAGCGCCTCAACCTGAAGGTGCTTTAAAGGCGCTGACCACCGTGGGATTGCAGGTGAGCGGCTCCCTTTGGATCGACGATTTGGAGAAGATGGCCTGGTACGATCTCGGCACCACGCTTCAAGATCCAACGCAGGCCGATCTCTGGCTGGTTGCCGGAAGAGGGGAAGATTTCCGGTCGGCGCGGTATCGTTACGGCCTGTCGCTGGTGATGGCGATGGCGCGGGATGGCCGCGGGGCCGGCTTCCCGATTCTCTGCCTCAGCTTGGACACGGTTCCCGAGACGGAGGCGATGCCGACCCTGATGCGGGGGCTCCGGTTTCTTTCGTCCGCCGATGCCGGTTGGGCCGCGAAAATTGCGGCGTCCTTTCTGAAAAAACCGGAAGGCCCGACAGGGGACTTCCGGTTGAGCGCAACCGGCCATCCCTATATCGGGCAGTGGTTCGAGGTGGGGCCGCGCGAAGGAGAGTGGCAGGGGGTGATGTTCGGCGTGAGCGGCGAGGGAAAGATTTCCCATCATCTGGTGGGACCGAAAGGCCAGCTTCCCGAGAAGAGCGTGCTTGAATACGCGACGCAGGGGATTAAGGCCGAGGTGAGCGGCGTCGAATACACCGCCTGGTCGGTGCAGAACAAGATCGGCCCGAACGACTCGTATTATATTAAAGTGGAAGGACATCCCTCCAAGGTGATGTTCGGCGGCCATCCCGGAACCGATCAGGCCGAGGTAACGATTGTGGATCTCGTAGGGGCGTGATTCATCACGCCCTGCTTCTTCAATACCGTTGAGTGGGCGCAATGATTGCGCCCCTACAAAAGAAAAACCATGGCCTTCAACAAATACTACCAAGACGAGCTGACCTTCCTCCGGGAAATGGGGCG contains:
- the tssK gene encoding type VI secretion system baseplate subunit TssK, which encodes MDKDQKVVWSEGMFLSPHHFQHWDRFQERNLSKLLGAMTRFGGGVARIDIDTEALANGTVALLGLHGVMPDGLVVEIPETDPSPETRPMGDLFPPALDHLDVYLGIPAEQPDAANCRLEEGGDTRSTRYTASYIKVADFNTGGNIREIAVARKNLRLFFSGEEMSGAVTLKIAELVRTAGGNLALRETYIPPCLAISASGYLMRLIRGLLELLSAKRSALGGQRDDPGSFDPVRMTLLQTLNRSIPVLSHYSHLGKIHPEVLYLTLASMAGELTTASPDQHPRDLPPYQHHDLTKTFRELELRIRGLVEGVTPTRHIVIPLEKSRENTLVGRIGDERLLETSQFYLGVTGNLPEDQIREWTPRRIKAGAPLDLDTIVTSALPGLKLTYTARPPSGLSPKIGHHYFRLENQGPLWDSICRSHSVAFYLPSDLNGLTVELFAIKE
- the icmH gene encoding type IVB secretion system protein IcmH/DotU, producing the protein MASANAGERKRLVDLFSDLFILGAHLKTARDYGTPDALRMRLVEMFNAAEREAKRLAVPDDAVQQARFAIAAFLDEMILGVPSPHRDAWSARPLQYEFFRENVAGVEFFNRLDGLRKSISSNRDVVEVYYLCLVLGFEGQYKLHGREKLKDLIDGLAREIQPRPGEIPLLSPHGKRPDELIEMVKQGIPSWVVAVSCFAIVFLLYISLSLLISRDANGIANEIQQLIGGGR
- the tssM gene encoding type VI secretion system membrane subunit TssM; the protein is MKFLLKGLKALVNAMTRFPRVTAAVAIFLLICLIWFAGPSLWLEKLETRLFLIVAILFFWSLFLVIDRYRAEQGAKQLEKSLQKQAQEQAVSSRPDRKEEIEELGGQFDKAVAALKQSKLGKGRSGRTALYALPWYMFIGPPASGKSTALLHSGLQFPYLGGSSRGVQGVGGTRNCDWWFTSEAVLLDTAGRYVTQDEDREEWYGFLDLLKKHRKGKPINGVLAAMSIVELLEASEEDLEWHAKNMRARIDELIQRLGIVFPVYLLFTKCDLIRGFVEFYEDFSKTEREQIWGATLPKNPPAGALPQQLFDAEFGQLFNALDARRLARLSSARGAQKVRDVYGFPLQIATGREKMARFVELVFAHNPYQENPIFRGFYFTSGTQEGRPIDRILTAVSRASGLSEAVSDSFGSEVESKSYFIKNLFTDVIFQDQVLAGPSNAMTRQRGALRVAVFVGSVLVTVLSVVGLSFSFVGNRVYLGSIKSSASTAAEMAPGDERQFPKNVTQLDQLREGLDRLESDAEGGIPFRLRGGLYRGGTLYPPMRDLYFQRLNQLLLGPTQGAIEADLERFASNPRQLPEGRDFDYYYMLLKIYLMMSDPAHLDPPFLDERLQQIWREMLPALYANQVPEGLQDGIAQQVSFYSRAANQQGIPRLTLNEKLVEEVRRGLRAIPLEERLYTRIRREGSEKSEPYTLKAALKGDGEGALLSDYKIPAIFTEAGWKGPFKESLDRILQEKGVGGEEWVLGEPEPERTTVAAGIEKLYFDEYQRQWRGFIESVRLRPAAGMSETAKLFEVLSQENSPLAVLFAEIDRNTYLRKEGAQQPGGGAMKGMVERVKEKFGMERSAETEGTPAAASQPTPVSTRFQSFHDFVTSADPKKEPPVSRLVAELRRAYDVLQPLAESGDAAGAKALVQGMASGQSNDLFVAQRNAERLLQTTDAEVRRVVAPIFLEPFKMASSGLVSGAMADLNRRWRGEVYEPCQQSIAGRYPFKKGGEDATLTDIAEFFHPQEGTLWKFYEKELKPFVEEGSRQWEVKRTSAAPAMSPDFLESLRRARHLSESLFPRGNPDLKLSFSLYPYPSSGVTEILLSADGKDLRYRNEPQEWHEFSWPGTSGTPGAMLQVQSGGSRQMQQYGGRWGFFKLLDAAKITPVSSIVYKIEWELKGPDGKAIKVRYDLRAQSVKNPFKPGFFSETLCPNRIG
- the tagF gene encoding type VI secretion system-associated protein TagF; its protein translation is MGNGTFGCFGKLPIHSDFIRFRASGEEVRALDQWLQEGILAGKSRLGRGWEADYFQADPWNFVFQVEGTDSFLIGTLVPSRDQAGRSYPFFLFLRVDRKRFAAPIQFAPMTYASFLNEAAALARSGGSGMRLKEFLEHLERLTLPIPDDRAPAAAEENYRRFLQGEPSRAFWTALFGEFEHPKKYQVDQNLLAILGPMRQISSNRLGFGLRFPLIASEKNRNEDIPFWSDLMARMLKRPPTALNLFWNRTPAKGTPWMMLFMGAPSAKSFLSLIAPSLDGGTAYELAPETAVELQTVKEKVDAGRRAVLENGEMSLAAFLEAIGTV
- the tssA gene encoding type VI secretion system protein TssA, which gives rise to MSDEIAEWVGIGSTPIRSDAPSGDSAKYDPLFEKLQAEIGKLEALSGGPVQWKEVIGSGREILEKKSKDLLVASYVSVGLLEQRGYAGLLAGLSCMEGMVEAFWETLYPETKRMRARINALIWLSEKGGVAVGRKKPVPGEGKEVRACSEKIDALEKYFGEKLANDSPGLGDLRRAVDQWAREVESAEAATARTESPAPSASTPAEAAGPAISSGKIESIEEAERAFGEAGDVIRRAADVVRGQQPTNPWPYQIMRALTWSRFDGLPAHTDWETRIPAPPSHLVESGRLLVEQRGWKDLVDQVEAQLPENPFWLDLQRLSALALSNLGSSYAGIKGAVLGEVRILLQRLPDLPRCRFADGTPFADDETQQWIEKEVLSGGNGASTGAGEGGAADARIAETRAQANQLLGQGEAKGAVALFQGRINGAASRRERFLLQLELAQLCLDAGHPKVALSQLDVLQREIDRFSLEEWEPALSLEVLRASWRVLSRLSRDSDPGSPEWAGRAEAIYGRISRLDPVSALELDRK
- the tssB gene encoding type VI secretion system contractile sheath small subunit codes for the protein MAKESSVAPKERVNIVYKPATGGAQAEVELPLKMLMMGDYTLRSDETALEDRKPINIDKDNFEEVMRNQELKISLNVANKLSGKEGEELPVNLKFEKMKDFGPESVVEQVPELNKLLQLRTALQALKGPLGNIPAFRKKIEGLISDVAAREKLLKELGGDK